The Lacipirellula parvula genome window below encodes:
- a CDS encoding LamG domain-containing protein: MNDNVRLRREICRILVAMSAGEASDEQCARLDALVRDDSFARQCVVDAVTQMSDLEWEVRESMPAFNAVAGPSANQPAAVAPAPHHANRARRAGKVPSHWSLWRHSWGSVAAFSLGVAATLLLVFRLGFQRIDDVFVAEKLEPSRPATQAVARLVSNTSYLIDSQGGHAINTGDAIHAGRSVALFEGVAEVEFSNAVSIRLKGPALLAIDDAGIAHMKYGRLIVTNQGNRPFTLELPLATTTIAPDSYVGVDGHGDDVFVYAFEGQAELTPLRSTEKHVIAAKYGLRARRGARSEIVFTSLQANSTAFDFDLLMASDQITVAPEYAAMIVANDPAAYYRFEEADAEVVKNEMGPRHALEVKGDGVRITPRDGGGVAEFVLRDDAACLTSPQPFDELDGDYTIEMWVKPSHYQWGTLAALLERDHDEEGEIDRHALIVELQGANAPPEGSAKSLRFLHRSPPSEERGGTSCFSSAFYRAQSWQHVAAVKRGDQLNVYLNGELVASAVDATRLPRGLQLVIGQLFSFGTVRPFVGHIDELAIYARALSAEEIRRHVAMMRSAPAAPLKSQE; encoded by the coding sequence TTGAACGACAACGTGCGACTCCGCCGCGAAATCTGCCGTATTCTCGTCGCCATGTCCGCCGGCGAAGCGAGCGATGAGCAGTGCGCGCGTCTCGATGCGTTGGTTCGAGACGACTCATTCGCGCGACAGTGCGTCGTCGACGCGGTCACGCAGATGTCGGATCTGGAGTGGGAAGTCCGCGAGTCGATGCCGGCATTCAATGCGGTTGCGGGCCCGTCGGCAAACCAACCGGCGGCGGTTGCTCCAGCCCCCCATCACGCCAACCGCGCTCGACGCGCGGGAAAAGTCCCCTCGCATTGGTCGCTGTGGCGGCACTCTTGGGGATCTGTCGCCGCCTTCTCGCTCGGAGTAGCGGCGACGCTCTTGCTCGTCTTCCGCCTCGGCTTTCAACGGATCGACGACGTCTTCGTTGCTGAGAAGCTTGAACCATCGCGTCCCGCGACTCAGGCCGTCGCCCGATTGGTAAGTAACACCAGCTACCTCATCGACTCGCAGGGCGGGCATGCCATCAATACGGGCGACGCGATTCACGCGGGCCGCAGCGTTGCACTATTCGAAGGCGTCGCAGAAGTTGAATTCAGTAACGCCGTGAGCATTCGGCTGAAAGGCCCGGCCTTACTAGCAATCGACGATGCAGGGATCGCTCACATGAAGTATGGGCGATTGATCGTCACGAATCAGGGAAACAGGCCGTTCACACTGGAGCTGCCGCTCGCGACGACGACGATCGCTCCTGATTCGTATGTGGGCGTCGACGGGCACGGCGACGACGTGTTCGTCTATGCGTTCGAAGGCCAAGCGGAATTGACGCCTCTGCGCTCGACCGAGAAACACGTGATCGCGGCTAAATACGGGCTGCGGGCGCGACGCGGCGCTCGCTCGGAGATCGTGTTCACTTCGCTGCAGGCCAATTCAACGGCGTTCGATTTCGATTTACTAATGGCTTCGGACCAAATCACCGTCGCCCCGGAGTACGCTGCGATGATCGTCGCCAACGATCCGGCGGCGTACTATCGGTTCGAAGAGGCCGACGCCGAAGTCGTGAAGAATGAAATGGGGCCGCGACACGCCCTGGAAGTGAAGGGGGACGGGGTGCGGATCACCCCGCGGGACGGCGGCGGCGTCGCCGAATTTGTGCTGCGCGACGACGCGGCATGCCTGACTTCGCCCCAGCCATTCGACGAACTCGACGGCGACTACACGATCGAGATGTGGGTCAAGCCGAGCCACTATCAATGGGGAACGCTCGCCGCGCTGCTGGAGCGAGACCATGACGAAGAGGGCGAGATCGATCGGCACGCCCTGATCGTCGAACTCCAAGGCGCCAATGCGCCGCCAGAGGGGTCGGCCAAGTCGTTGCGATTCCTTCATCGCAGCCCGCCCAGCGAAGAACGGGGGGGCACGTCGTGCTTTTCGAGCGCATTCTATCGCGCCCAATCGTGGCAGCATGTTGCCGCGGTGAAGCGCGGCGATCAACTCAATGTGTATCTCAACGGCGAGCTTGTCGCCTCGGCGGTCGATGCCACCCGTTTGCCCCGAGGGCTGCAATTGGTCATCGGCCAGCTCTTTTCGTTCGGAACTGTGCGGCCGTTCGTTGGTCACATCGACGAATTAGCAATCTACGCCCGCGCCCTGTCGGCGGAGGAAATCCGTCGCCACGTCGCCATGATGCGCTCGGCCCCCGCTGCGCCGCTGAAATCACAGGAATAA
- a CDS encoding sigma-70 family RNA polymerase sigma factor has translation MDQFAAAPAPRYNEFIVEFSKNSRRVYGYIRTLAPNVNDANEVYQNVSLVLWNKFDEFLPGTNFFAWACQIAMFEVRKLRDAKARAKIFSDESLEALSAEFQSRDDNAAARIDALLECLDKLPAADRTLIDQRYFGDRKPPEIAQQIGRSLASVYRALARIHDLLLICVQRKVS, from the coding sequence ATGGACCAATTCGCAGCGGCACCGGCGCCGCGCTACAACGAATTCATCGTCGAGTTTTCTAAGAACTCGCGGAGAGTTTACGGCTACATCCGCACCTTGGCGCCGAACGTCAATGACGCGAACGAGGTGTATCAAAACGTCAGCCTGGTGCTGTGGAACAAATTCGACGAGTTCCTGCCGGGCACCAATTTCTTCGCGTGGGCCTGCCAAATCGCAATGTTCGAGGTCCGCAAGCTCCGCGATGCGAAGGCCCGCGCCAAAATATTCTCCGACGAATCGCTTGAGGCCCTCTCGGCCGAGTTCCAGAGTCGCGACGACAACGCAGCAGCTCGCATCGACGCCCTGTTGGAATGTCTCGACAAGTTGCCGGCCGCCGATCGAACTCTGATCGACCAACGCTATTTCGGCGATCGGAAGCCGCCGGAAATCGCCCAGCAGATTGGCCGTTCGCTCGCCTCCGTTTATCGCGCCTTAGCGCGCATTCACGATCTGCTGCTGATCTGCGTCCAGCGGAAAGTTTCTTGA
- a CDS encoding alginate export family protein, which yields MATPVAMLQPGDAEEAEGDDDAQSEDAAISDEGYGDPNESGDYPKPKPKNPCAESHKKLFYLNDFSYLEDPDYHGHCLGDQLKLMPLGIYRDWGTLDIGGQERLQYKHEVGMGNAVAPPGQTRFQDTSFDLFLNRTRLYTNWQATKQTRAYCEFHYASINRDNGTYNPRVFENNFGDFLNLFVDHSWDDGVWTARVGRQELVYGAERLVSITDWQNSRRTFEGAMLLYEDGPWSVDTFYTSFVPVLANDLDKADWQQPFYGTYAVYTESPNNTLDLYYLGYDNRHPGAITSDFSLHTFGSRLFRTLEEGWMFETEAGVQLGRQSGLGKNQKAGYATVGLGRKYADNDLQPQIWGYLDYASGNDGGDDWTRYNQLFPWSHRYLGFIDAVQRSNIFSPNIQLTAKPKDTNWEFLAWMYYFRAAERGDIVPAITATETQNLTSADLGEELDLIAKYTFGPRSNILFGYSHFWRGNKITAPHDADFTYVQWELNF from the coding sequence ATGGCGACGCCAGTGGCCATGCTGCAGCCGGGCGACGCCGAAGAAGCCGAAGGCGATGACGACGCCCAAAGCGAAGACGCCGCCATTAGCGACGAAGGCTACGGAGATCCGAACGAGTCGGGCGACTACCCGAAGCCCAAGCCAAAAAACCCGTGCGCCGAATCGCACAAGAAGCTGTTTTACTTAAACGACTTCAGTTACCTCGAAGATCCCGACTACCACGGCCACTGCTTGGGCGACCAACTGAAGTTGATGCCGCTGGGCATTTACCGCGATTGGGGAACGCTCGACATCGGCGGTCAGGAACGTCTGCAATACAAACACGAAGTCGGCATGGGCAACGCGGTGGCTCCACCTGGCCAAACGCGGTTCCAAGATACGTCGTTCGATTTGTTTCTAAATCGTACCCGCCTCTACACGAACTGGCAGGCGACGAAACAAACCCGGGCGTACTGCGAATTCCACTACGCCTCGATCAATCGCGACAACGGAACCTACAACCCGCGCGTTTTCGAAAACAACTTCGGCGACTTTTTGAACCTGTTCGTCGACCACTCGTGGGACGACGGCGTCTGGACGGCGCGGGTGGGGCGGCAAGAACTCGTGTACGGCGCCGAGCGTTTGGTGTCGATCACCGACTGGCAAAATAGCCGGCGGACCTTCGAAGGCGCGATGCTGCTGTACGAGGACGGCCCTTGGTCAGTCGACACGTTTTACACCTCGTTCGTGCCGGTGCTCGCCAACGATCTCGATAAGGCTGATTGGCAGCAACCCTTTTACGGCACGTACGCCGTCTACACCGAGTCGCCCAACAATACGCTCGATCTCTACTACCTTGGCTACGACAATCGCCATCCTGGCGCAATCACGAGTGACTTCTCGCTTCACACGTTCGGCTCGCGGTTGTTCCGGACGCTGGAAGAGGGCTGGATGTTCGAAACGGAAGCGGGCGTCCAGCTTGGCCGGCAGAGCGGGCTCGGCAAGAACCAGAAAGCCGGCTACGCAACGGTCGGCCTCGGCCGCAAGTATGCGGACAACGATTTGCAGCCGCAGATTTGGGGCTATCTGGACTACGCCTCGGGCAACGACGGCGGCGACGACTGGACGCGGTACAACCAGCTATTCCCGTGGAGCCATCGTTACTTAGGCTTTATCGACGCGGTGCAGCGGTCGAATATCTTCTCGCCGAATATCCAGTTGACGGCGAAGCCCAAAGATACGAACTGGGAATTCCTGGCGTGGATGTACTACTTCCGGGCGGCGGAACGGGGCGACATCGTCCCGGCCATCACCGCAACCGAAACGCAGAATCTCACCAGCGCCGACCTGGGCGAAGAACTCGACTTGATCGCGAAGTACACGTTCGGCCCGCGCTCGAACATTCTATTCGGCTACTCGCACTTCTGGCGCGGTAATAAGATTACCGCTCCGCACGACGCCGATTTTACGTACGTCCAGTGGGAGTTGAACTTTTAG
- a CDS encoding cation:proton antiporter, whose amino-acid sequence MTEQELGTLILTFGVFLCFVHVLGYLFERLRQPRLVGEIVAGILLGPFVLKKLAPQVSDFLFANPALGEDRTKVILGFIYWLGILLLMFISGSQVKRLLSKENRRETAWILGIGTPLPFLLVMGLGLAGIIPVGPLVGVQGVAISALLVLASAVAVTSIPVISRIFNDLGILHTRFASLILGSAVLEDIALWGVLAVATALTRQTSLAEQNIVGSTAQHLVITFAFMGAAILLMPHMLRVLGNARWNILLRASRLAYAIIILFAYVGLAAYLGVNLVFAAFLAGFGLAGGIAGGEREHYADALESISKFSYGIFIPVYFALVGYRLVFGRDFSPTMLVAFLLGSSLLSLISVGLAARLAGFRRLDILNLAITTNARGGPGIVLASVAFDAGIISAAFYTTLVLTAIITSQMAGLWLRYVLSRGWPLLSTDNDEAPEPLLPPLPSGQRLAGANASASVS is encoded by the coding sequence ATGACTGAACAAGAACTCGGCACGCTGATCCTCACCTTTGGGGTCTTCCTCTGTTTTGTCCATGTGCTGGGCTACCTCTTCGAACGCCTCCGCCAGCCGCGGCTGGTGGGCGAGATCGTCGCCGGCATTCTGTTGGGGCCATTTGTTCTCAAGAAGCTGGCGCCGCAAGTCTCCGACTTTCTCTTCGCGAATCCTGCGCTGGGCGAAGATCGCACTAAGGTAATCCTTGGCTTTATCTACTGGCTCGGCATCTTGCTGCTGATGTTCATTTCCGGCAGCCAAGTGAAGCGTTTGCTCTCGAAAGAGAATCGCCGCGAGACCGCCTGGATTCTCGGCATCGGCACGCCGTTGCCGTTCCTGCTCGTGATGGGCCTCGGCCTCGCCGGCATCATCCCGGTTGGCCCGCTGGTCGGTGTCCAGGGCGTAGCAATCTCGGCGCTGTTGGTGCTTGCGAGCGCGGTCGCGGTCACGTCGATCCCGGTCATCTCGCGGATCTTCAATGACTTGGGAATTCTTCACACGCGTTTCGCGAGCTTGATCCTGGGCTCGGCTGTGCTTGAAGACATCGCCCTCTGGGGCGTGCTGGCCGTCGCCACGGCGCTCACGCGGCAAACTTCCCTCGCCGAGCAAAACATCGTCGGCTCAACGGCTCAGCATTTAGTCATCACCTTCGCCTTCATGGGCGCGGCGATCTTGCTCATGCCGCACATGTTGCGAGTATTGGGAAATGCTCGCTGGAACATTCTGCTGCGTGCGTCGCGGCTCGCGTACGCCATTATCATTCTCTTCGCTTACGTCGGCTTGGCCGCGTATCTGGGAGTAAACCTGGTCTTCGCCGCGTTCCTCGCCGGCTTCGGGTTGGCGGGCGGAATCGCCGGCGGCGAGCGCGAGCATTACGCCGATGCGCTCGAATCGATCAGTAAATTCTCCTACGGCATCTTCATCCCGGTCTATTTCGCGTTGGTTGGCTACCGCCTAGTGTTCGGCCGCGACTTCTCGCCGACGATGCTCGTTGCGTTCTTGCTAGGCAGTTCGCTCCTGTCGCTTATTTCGGTCGGGCTCGCTGCGAGACTCGCGGGCTTCCGCCGCCTCGACATCCTCAACCTCGCCATCACCACCAACGCCCGCGGCGGCCCGGGAATTGTATTAGCCAGCGTGGCCTTCGACGCCGGCATCATCAGCGCTGCGTTCTACACGACGCTCGTGCTGACGGCGATCATTACTTCGCAGATGGCCGGGCTGTGGCTCCGCTACGTGTTGAGCCGTGGCTGGCCGCTGCTATCGACCGATAACGACGAAGCGCCTGAGCCGCTGTTACCCCCGCTGCCGTCGGGCCAACGCCTCGCTGGAGCCAATGCGAGCGCTTCGGTTTCTTGA